A window of Pungitius pungitius chromosome 19, fPunPun2.1, whole genome shotgun sequence genomic DNA:
GAGGATCTCTCTGCCAGAATGgtatttcctcttttattttaaagctggAAGCAATTTCAGCCCAGTTGGGTTTGCAAACTCGTTCTTTCTCCCCACTTGCCGCTCGTATCTTGCATCGACCTTTGTCCTCTGCACGAAACACACACTGAGCCTATTTACAGCGCGGGAACGTATTTCCGTCTCAAGGTGgacacaaacatgcactttTGCAGCGATTCTGGTGAAAGATTGTTGATATTTGAACTCAACACTTAAACAAATAgcacctcccctccccacatTTACCCTCCCTCTGCATTTCTCTTTATGCATCCACGACCTTTTCCCTGTCCCGTGTTGAAGCATGAGCCGCGCCCCCACCCCGAGTGGCTGATTGGCTGGGATAGTGTTGCGTAGCCCCTTTGTTTATTTCCCATTTAGAGAGTCGGGGCTGTGTTTGAACAGCAGGTCTCCTTACACAGAGCAGACGGCTTGTGGACATTCCTTTAATATGCAAGCATgcgcacacacttacacacacacacacacacgttgcctcTGTTTACACAAAGAACTAAAATTCTAATAATTACCATGTTTCAACTTTGACACAGATGTTTTTATACCCTTGCCAGATGCATTCCTTACATGACTCTTTCTTCGTAGTCAGGGATCGCTCGAGGGACCCCGTTTTGCACAATTGACCGAATGGTGACAACAAAGTGTACATCATGCATGACTGCATATGGTCAGTAGCAAAAGTTAAGTCATTTACATGGGTTGCAGTGTGCTTGGCTTTACCTGCAAAGTGAGACAGAGTTTCACTTTCGTTAGTAATGTTATCAGCTCAGTAGggataataaaaacattgaatatTTGGTGCATCATGAATGCAACCGGCACCTGCTTTACATCCTCCTCTCCACTAGCATATTCCTGGAATCTcaccttccacacacacacgcacacacacacacacacactcttttctcAGCCCGCTCATGGCCTGCATTGAGGGGCCCCTGTTTGATCTGCCTGACGGGTTTCTGTTTCACAAACTCCTGTGGGGTTTTCTttgagagagcgagggaggataGAAGGGGATCGAGGATGAAAGGGAGTATACTTTGAGGTTTCGAGATCAGTTCTGGATCTGACATGATCTCCTGTCAGCTACAAGGTGATCCATTTGTACCGTTTTCATTTGGATTATACAAAGTCAAACGATACCACCCCTACTTTCAAAATGACTAGTGCTTTGAACGGTGTTTCACAGAGTCGCATCTGATCTGATTTGATCCACCACTGTTTAGTCGGATCCTAACCCTGACCCTACTCCAACACATCTCCACGTGGACATTCATGGTTcccagatgatgaagatgatggaacATTTAGATGGGTTACACACTCATGTCCTCTTCTTGATGGGCTGTTTAACTTTCGTGATCCTGTAACTTGTACTTGGGTTCATGGCTCTACAGCTGCAAAACTAATAACTTATTGCGCTATCATGTTACCTCAAGTTTCTGAGCATGGTGAAGCATGTTTGCCTTAATCTCACGTTAACATGTGCCttacacgggtagatgaaatccagcgttctgattggttgagagcgagtcacagggagtgcattattgagcgataatgtgcaggtgctgttcacattgacccgagcgctCCATATCACTTCGCACCCAAAGTAACAGGTTGGATTTCGAGCGGCCGTTGACATTTGAGCTTTTCGCTCGGTGGCGATCACCGAAAAATAACCGGAAATCCCACAAGTGATCcatttgaggcaatgcgagctttcgcaaccggacaattaaggtggacgccATGAGCCATGTGAGtaaatgagatggtgcgggacccaatgccgTTTACCTGCACTCGGGGGACTATTTtttctctagactgatgaaatgtgatacaaaacggctacaactattttgtgctgaaaggcagctatttacttactatttataattaatatttatgttgctggtaaccgtgttataaaagcaataaggtacttgaggcagtactttatcttcagtaATGTAACTGTTCAAGGGGTGGCCTAACTACACCCtggaactgttacattattggacagtACAGATTAGTATTTAGCTCAAAGTAATGTTGTGCCTTTTTcaattttaattacatttttttaaaggtcaaAAAGATGCATGCTCCTTTGGACAGCGTTTGGGGGGTTTTGGGTAGTCATACTATTTAGTTCTAGTCTCTATGACAAAAGTTGATGTGCTCTCATTTAATTAGATTTAATTTTTTGCTAAAGAACAACATCCTCGACATCAACATGCAGCCTGCCTGATTACCGGTTAATATCCACCGTGGTCTTCTGTCTATGGGACCAGCCTGCTCGCTCTCTCATTCGGGCTCTGGTGAGTCACTGCTGGCTGGGTCAAACCCTGAATATTTCATAACAACATTTTGTTCCATTGATTTCTGGCGGAATGCTGTTAACCGATTTACTGCGGCAGCTTGGCCCTCCACTCAGTGCACAGAGGAGGACTGTGAGCTGGAACCTGTCCATGTTTACTCGTCTCTATCGGTTATGCTGAATAATTATAAAGATATTAGTTTAGCTTGGACTTCCAATTTCatacagaattaaaaaaaaaaggatacatGATTGTTTCGCTTTCGAGGGCCTTGACGggttgatttttaaaaagcttaTTCCAGtgttaatgctaagctaagctaatcctCTAATGGCGTCATTTATTATTAAGCAGACCAACACGATCTCCTGCAATACATGAAATAAGATGTTTTCTAAAAATGCCACAATATTCTGCCGTATGTGTAATTTAACGCTGACGCATCGCCCCAAATGGACCAGCGGCACGAGCAAGAAACATTAGCCTTCATTGAAAGTAGCACAACATCCccctctgagacacacacacacacacacacaagcatatcAATCACATGAACGACACATGTTTACACGTGTGTATTTACTAATGTCAAGCCCTCACATGCCTGCTCTAGCACATACTCCATTGTCAGCTTGAGAGTAACCACCCATCCTTAAAAACCTCCTCACGGGGCAGTTATGGGAAAAAACTGGAGGGGCTAATAGGCCCCCGTGTTTATTTAAGGTCAAACCGTCACGCAGTTTACATTCCTGCCTTCGGTGGAACTGAATGAACAAGCAGGACtgatatatttgtaaaaaaaaaaaaaaagtgggctGTAGGAGTGAATCATTATCAGTATATAGTCATAGATAGAGTGCTTTATTTGGTCTCAGTTGGATGAAATAAAATTACAGCTCCGAGGTGGATTTGTGTTCGTTAGTCAAAGGCAGAGATGGTTATTTTCCCGTTGAGGTTGCTGCAACCTAGAAAATTGATGTAGAGCTGGTGGATTGACCTGTTGGGCAGGAACATTAGTGCAGTTCTGGGAAAACGTATtctgaagagaaaacaaagttCTCAGTAGTAGCCGAGCTTTATCTAGTGTAGACTTTTTCCTGTCTAGCATGGGTTTTGAATTATGCTCAACAGAGAACTACCCCTGTGCTGATGATTGAATGGTTGTATTGATAACAAaagtgactctgtgtgtgtgtgtgtgtgtgtggtagtcgATCACACTCTGACTTGTGGGAATGCGTGGCGTCTGGCCAGAAAATGGATTGCATTGACAGCAGGAACTGGTACTTTTGGACCCTCCGGGAGCCTCCCGCTGACTGACTCTCCCCTTGATCagactttaaatatttatacaacATTTTGACACAGCGCCTGTGtcgagagagtgagagggtgcgtgtgtgtgtgtgtgtgtgatacagacGTTGCCCCCCGAGCTTTGTGGGACACTGTAGAACAGAACTGGACCGCTCGCCGTGCTCTCCTGCGAAGTAGGAGCCTGGTGAGATGCCATCTGCAGCCCTGGCATCAAGAGGCCTCACGGATTACGGCCTGATACGCCATCAGGTGCAGGGTCAGCGTTCCACCGCAGCCATTCACAACCATCAAGGAGAAAGTTTTACTGCCGGCTTCTGACAGCTTGTATGTTTTCTTCTCGCCGTCGTTAGCGTCACTTACTAAAAAGCTGCACTCGTACTGGATGGTCCTCCTAAGATGATTATGGTGTcacttcatttttaaaaaatggtatCATTGCAATGGTTTTAATAAAATCACTCCAAGTGGAATTAGTTTGAATATTAACCGCAGCCAAGCTGACCCGTTTGTTTGTATGAAATTAATATTGCAAGAATGGAGGTCTAATAACGTGCCTTATCTTCTGATAGACCGGGGCTCTTTCAATCAGAACCCGTCCTGCTTGTAAGCATTCTCCACCATTTCTATTCAACAGACTGCACGCCAAAGCCAAAATGGTTCTGGCAAAGGCTGCAAGGTTTTTTGCTACATTATCCTAATTGCCTTCAACCTGTAATCAATATTTATGGCACAGACCACCCACAGGGCTGGAGGACTAAgcatttctccctctcttcctctgattTGATTAAGGAAGACTGCAGCCAGACTAAAAATTGCTTTTCCTGGTTGTAGCTCGGTACAATGTGGGGACTTTCGAGTCAAAAAGTGAAAATGTTAGTGAATCGAATAATCTGCTTAACACAGTGGACCTCGCTCACGTTTTggtgtgcaaaaaaaacgaaaggcAATCGGAGCACAGCTAGAAAGGTCAGATGGAAAGCAGGGAAAAGGGTAAAAGGGAGGCGAGGACGCGTTGACAAAGAGGGGAGAGCACAGAGGAACCGGGGCAAGTCAGACGAGGAACCAGAAGAAAAATAGGGcgagggaaggagaagaaacactGAGAAATCAAGTCTCCGGAGTGTGAAAGGCCAACAGCCCACACTGTGATTCCATCTGGCCTCCTcgctcagcgtgtgtgtgtgtgtttgtgtgtctgtgtgtgcgtgtgtgtgattcagCGAGTGGAGGCGCCCCAGAGCGAGAAACGACCCCCGTATACGTGTTTGTGTAGCGTCAGGCCGCACATGTGTCTTTATGTGCGAGTACACGCCTGCTTGTCTGTGTTTGCTCGCAAGTTCATGTGtctacagtctgtgtgtgtgtgtgtgtgcgggtgtgtgtctgcgtgatgGACTGTTCATGTCTGTGAGAAGATAAAAGGGTCAACAGTGTCGTTGCCTGAGCTGTGTACACGGGCCTGGGACGAGTCCATAGGGACACGTCTGTGATACCGGCCAAAGACACTCGCTGAGCGCCCGGCCCACACACCTCAACTATTGGAGCTTTGCCGTTTCTTTTAAACTTGCCATttggagcgttttttttttttttttttttacctgacacACAAAAGGCCCCAGCCACCGATTTCTTTCTTTACAAAAGGGAATAATTAATTTTGGAATAATCCAGTTAAAGACAGTTTAAGTTCTTTGTGAATTTCTTATTCTGACACAAAAACTATTTCTAAAGAACATTTTAATCTCCAGATACTTTATATTAGCCTTTTTCTTTATCTATATCTGGATAGATTTTCCGAACcaatatcatttttttattgttctgatgttttacaaaaaaaaaaaaaatacactgctCAAATGTGTGCTCTCCTTTTCAGGTGTGACATCAGTGGCAAGAAGCTTGGGATGTGTGTAATTACTTGTTCTGGACGGTTAATTCTCAGAAAATGTGCCATTTCGTGACCAAATCTGGGAAAACGAACCATCCAGGGACGTCTTCATCCAAACGGCTTACGGTAAATTAACGACCTTAAAATAATCTCTTGCATTTTACGGCGCCGTGACCTTTTTGGACTCATTCAActtgcaacaacaaaatataaagaGCAAGTCCAGCAACATAATCCTGTCCTTAAACAACAAATGGTGATGAAACAAAGGGCCTCAGAAATACCCCATGACCTACTTCGGGATTTAGCTGGAGTTGGTTTACCCCGTCTTACATAAATGGCAAAtctaattgatttttttttttttttactggtttaAGGCTGCAAGTGTTTCTCATTAGGAGCAAATAAACCAGCCACTACTGAATGTATAAATCCACGCTTGTTACACGTAACCTTAAAGGTTTTTCATCTACCTCGGAGTTCACGGAGCAAGCGGCTGCCTTTCGCTCTGTGACATAAGTCTTGAAGAACTTATTCCAAACGAGaacatttacatacatttttaccacacagcattcaaaactatttatttctcctggttaaaaaaaaagagtgattaCAAGTAACCGATGATAGATAATAATTAACaatagaaaaagatgaaatgggTTCAAAGGGCGCTGCCTACAATGTCTCGGTGGATAAATATGATGGCAATTGAAAGCCAGCGGTTTCCTCACCCCCTTTTAAAATGTCCTCCAAATTGCTTGTCTCATGTCTTAACCCTCCCGTtgtcctcccatcctccagcagtcgcacgcacgtacgtacgtacgcgcttacgtcacgcgttcagccatcatacaaccccgccctccggtagtcgcacgtacgtacgcgcttacgtcacgcgttcagccatcacacaaccccgccctccggtagtcgcacgtacgtacgcgcttacgtcacgcgttcagccatcacacacccccgccctccggcagtcgcacgtatgaacgtacgcacgcacgtacgtacgcgcttacgtcacgcgttcagccatcacacaaccccgccctccggcagtcgcacgtatgaacgtacgcacgcacgtacgtacgcgcttacgtcacgcgttcagccatcacacacccccgccctccggcagtcgcacgtacgaacgtacgcgcttacgtcacgcgttcagccttcACCTCTCTGTGCAAGACTATTATGGCCCTTtcgcaatacctgagacggcgagaacggacttgcgttcccgcgagaatacactcgggaggttcgggggggggggggggggggggacggtcatttccgccattggaacagcagctgacttgatgacgtcaccacgtcagctggtcttgctaatacgctttaatttagtttttgatttaaatattttactattaacaagcttttgtctcattttttgtctcagaaattgtatatataagcAGTCGTAAAATAGATAGCTTTATCAAGGAggttgtaacaaaaaataaactattatactaaaatattttaatgcacacacacacacacacacacacacacacacctaccgtttgtcttgttactcatcaagaggctgataatcagcgtagtggtcctcgtgcagcaagccgctgaccgcacatcaaagatcttacagagtacaataatccatatgtggatttttttattcattatttttacaagtcagagcttcagattttctttgaagctcTTCCGCCAGTTTAGACTCTCGAGCGCGGTGCtcacctcgtgtcctttaattaaaacattgttagttttaatgcacaacgatggacaataaacaagctgcgctctgcgcatacagacaatacgtatgTACAAAAGTTAcatgtaaacatgaagttatgaatctaaacaaacAGACGGTGAACAACCTCCGTCTCTGACACCACGTTAGAAAACGTACCAAGACTCGTCGTGGTACAGCTCGACGAGTCTCACGTataaaccgctacggagacgcgaaaacgaccggcggagcatttcacagcagactCGACGAAAACAGGCCGCTCTCCGCGGGCTGcgagatgatcagctgacctcccGGCGCTGGAGGGTGTCCGTTATGACGGTCCGTTATGTCCGCTACACGTCCACGGGGCAGATTGTTACGTTAAAGGCTGTTGACAAacgtttgctttaacaactaactttagtcataaaattacataacgttacttaaataaagtagtatttataaaactcggactgtgtgtttattttcctccgtcGGTCGTTGTCGCCTGCCGCttaggttgaaatgcattctgggatatttggctctcacaacaacaggcgagcctgctccgatgcattgtgggtacaatGGAGGGGGCGCGAGTCGCGTATTATGACCGCGTTCGTGTCGACGAGGAAGACTCATTTAGAATTTCACGTTAAACGGTGCAACTTTTACTATAGTaagcaaactatatatatatatgtatgtatgtatgtatccgtcaagtatttgtgtaaatgtgaataaagacaatgcagattggtgtgtacatccattgtgtttttattacgtcaagcattcagccttcacccccgccctccgttagtagtagcacgcacgcacgcgcgcgttcAGCCGTCACCCCCCTCCACGCCTTGTCGTCCTCGCGTCCTCCAATAGTCGCAGGTGCGCGCCGCGCCTCCGtcgtcgccgccgtcgtcgtctccgcgccccccgcctccgtcGCTCGAGACACGCCGGTCGGCGCAGGCGGGGCAGAACGCGCGCGAGCAGCCCCGGCAGATGTACCTCCTGCACGCGCAGCAGACGGTGTGCGTCTTGCTGTCCTTCTTCGACGGGCAAATCtgacacctcttcctcttgctcgcCACCCTGGACAGAGCCGAGGCGACGGCCGCCGCCCGCGTTTCCGGCTCCCGTTCCGCCTCCGGCGCCGCCTCGGCTCGACCGCGCGCCCTCCGGGCGGCCCGCACGACCGCCGCGGACGCTTCCGTGCGGGGGAGACACGCCCTCCTCTCGACGAGCGGCGTCACGAGCTCTTTTCCGAGCCGCTCGAGGAAGAACCTGCGCTTGCTCCGCTTGCCGGACATCCAGTCGGGACGGACCTCTCGCCATATCACGAAGGCGTTGTAGGCGGACACGTCGACGACGTTGTGGAACACGACCAGGGGCCAGCGGGCCgtcatcctcctgcagctgtacgTGCCGATCACcttgtccaggttgtccacGCCTCCCTTGTTGCGGTTGTAGTCCAGGATGATCGCGGGCTTCCCGTCCGGGCGGTCGCCGACCTCGGCCTCGGCGTGCCGCGTGCTCATGAGCACCACGTTGCGGTTTTTCTTGGGCACGTAGGACACCAGGGCCGTGGTGGGCGTGAACGCAAACATCGAAGAGAACACCGCCCTGTCCCTCGTCGCCAGCAGAGCGGGCGGAAGCTCGGGCTTGTTCTTTCGAACCGTGCCGACCACGGTGATCCCCCTGGCCAGGAGCCGGCGCGCCAGCTCGTAGGACGTGAAGTAATTGTCGCACGTCACGTTGCGACCCGCCAGGCCCTCCGTGACGTCGAGCACGACCCTCATCCCCAGGTTCCTctcggggccgccgccgcccgtcgTCGGCTTGCCGGTGTACACTTGCATCTTCCACGCGTAGCTGGATCTGGCGTCGCACGCCACCCACGTCTTGATTCCG
This region includes:
- the LOC134107506 gene encoding piggyBac transposable element-derived protein 4-like, translated to MTNLEGRRRYGDDWKGMDRVDLRAYVGLLILAGVYRSRGEAAASLWDAESGRAIFRATMPLKDFHAYSTLLRFDDRETRRERRASDKLAAVRDVWDAWVLRLPLLYNPGPEVTVDEQLVPFRGRCPFRQYMPSKPAKYGIKTWVACDARSSYAWKMQVYTGKPTTGGGGPERNLGMRVVLDVTEGLAGRNVTCDNYFTSYELARRLLARGITVVGTVRKNKPELPPALLATRDRAVFSSMFAFTPTTALVSYVPKKNRNVVLMSTRHAEAEVGDRPDGKPAIILDYNRNKGGVDNLDKVIGTYSCRRMTARWPLVVFHNVVDVSAYNAFVIWREVRPDWMSGKRSKRRFFLERLGKELVTPLVERRACLPRTEASAAVVRAARRARGRAEAAPEAEREPETRAAAVASALSRVASKRKRCQICPSKKDSKTHTVCCACRRYICRGCSRAFCPACADRRVSSDGGGGRGDDDGGDDGGAARTCDYWRTRGRQGVEGGDG